In one Mycobacterium sp. NBC_00419 genomic region, the following are encoded:
- a CDS encoding Rv1893 family protein, which translates to MGFDPKNALDAARDIATHAVEKASDIVEDAAHMLRGNVTEGVGAIVQDSVDIATHAVERTKEVFTGTDADTPEE; encoded by the coding sequence ATGGGCTTCGATCCGAAGAATGCACTAGACGCCGCCAGGGACATCGCGACCCACGCTGTGGAGAAGGCCTCCGACATCGTCGAGGACGCCGCACACATGCTGCGCGGCAACGTCACCGAAGGGGTAGGCGCCATCGTCCAGGATTCCGTCGACATCGCGACCCACGCCGTAGAGCGCACCAAAGAGGTGTTCACCGGAACGGACGCCGACACTCCCGAGGAGTAG
- a CDS encoding beta strand repeat-containing protein yields MRVAAAAFVLGVSLTGPQLAVATADGSDSDAGPAADSASAAAGDHAGATARSGRPAAGGTQAERRGQTPVRAAAAQRGRVGANTVVRPPVSTRRIAQAAQDVNATAVQPVSGSAVGAAQVAAESAVSPAVSGAVGQFAVAARDRAAASSVGNGGCAACWGLEAPSITQAVGTVVNHLFNSAFTLLSSFPGSPISDLVAGALVLIRRSVFFVPEGVTATMVGNSLNVSVNTGSVAYFRQNGSGVQVSGDPGFFGAQTFYDTTPIDVVVSNAGNAGCAGVVMTSGTVNGNLQTTQIDDIRFGAGAAFSKQVTATVTSGVLTLRDAVRGLGGVELNGPVVLADDVTIDAGSSDATFNGTVDAATAGKQGLTVTALGATSFAAAVGGHSPLASLLTQGIAPLNVAQSTDSKTIPLHYLPEFSATGSPQVKYGIDVAIGDNPSQVYEFDTGGVAFFAGYNPAFWSNVPLTSTPISETYSSGNYYNGVVANTRITLGSGSQTVSTGQPIQIAAVLNGGNSNTAFDFTNPAAPPVEDRFFGDFGASFATLPVPGDSTSLANPLFQLPGNLSSGFLVQLGPIGIQPQLTVGVTDELRSQFTYAVPVTPQPGGGTYPVSGYDVLSWFGFAPSYTATLAGDEQQIGVTPTLPSLIDSGAPSTGVRLKGLGGNPFDDNGQLQPGATFTAVFPTTAGREPLTWSFPAGNIGSVNLVNYVQGQDLNNIQNVNTGLNLYNSFDVMFDVAEGVIWLRPTGGQATVSLQSVTTTGAQTYRQNAQLNGTYTTAGGDFSVAGVTTLLGNAAVNAGNVTFSGTVDSISAAQTLAVNASGSATFARQVGSQIALGSLTVDAAGPTSTTSVQTTGNQVYDGAVSLNGLYAVGGSFTAQGATTLTGPVNVSGGDITFNGTIDSTPGAGYTLTLLPGDGKTASLNGDVGVSNPLGGLTIQATTNGTATVLAPSYVALSGNLGVSGTVGLYVGDGVTAKFTGGGVIGQFTDSGVVIEESTDSVINGFAISTNGRDGIQINGATNPQVTNNVIVGNGTAGIDLVGTDGANVSANTILNNAGAGVIVDSGTGNAILSNSISANGGTGGLGISLTNGGNRNQPTPQVNSVSLGILMPTLVVDANIASRPDYSGTFTVQVFYSPTGGTAAVQGQQLIYQQASVAAGDVTLQFAFPGTIAGPGFITVTATPDTAPRDTSEFSNGVALPTA; encoded by the coding sequence ATGAGGGTTGCGGCGGCGGCGTTCGTCCTCGGTGTGTCGCTGACCGGTCCGCAACTGGCCGTCGCGACGGCCGACGGTTCCGATAGCGATGCGGGTCCGGCGGCGGACTCGGCGAGTGCGGCTGCAGGCGATCACGCCGGCGCCACTGCACGGTCAGGGCGGCCGGCAGCCGGCGGCACTCAGGCGGAGCGGCGCGGGCAGACGCCGGTCCGAGCTGCCGCGGCCCAGCGCGGTCGAGTTGGCGCCAACACGGTGGTGCGCCCACCGGTATCAACGCGACGAATCGCTCAAGCTGCACAAGACGTGAATGCCACTGCAGTGCAGCCGGTTTCGGGGTCTGCAGTCGGCGCCGCGCAGGTGGCTGCCGAGTCCGCGGTGTCGCCGGCCGTCTCCGGTGCGGTTGGCCAGTTCGCCGTTGCGGCTCGGGATCGCGCGGCGGCTTCATCGGTTGGCAACGGTGGTTGCGCCGCATGCTGGGGGTTGGAGGCGCCGTCGATCACCCAGGCGGTCGGCACGGTCGTCAATCACCTGTTCAACTCGGCGTTCACCTTGTTGTCGAGCTTTCCGGGCTCGCCGATCTCCGATCTGGTCGCGGGGGCACTGGTGCTGATCCGGCGCAGTGTCTTCTTCGTCCCCGAGGGCGTCACCGCGACCATGGTCGGCAACTCGCTGAACGTCTCGGTCAACACCGGCAGCGTCGCCTACTTCCGCCAGAACGGCTCCGGGGTGCAGGTGTCCGGTGACCCAGGGTTTTTCGGCGCCCAGACTTTCTACGACACCACCCCGATCGACGTAGTGGTGAGCAACGCCGGCAATGCGGGGTGCGCCGGTGTCGTGATGACCTCGGGAACGGTCAACGGCAATCTCCAGACCACGCAGATCGACGATATTCGTTTCGGTGCCGGTGCGGCGTTCAGTAAGCAGGTCACCGCCACGGTCACCAGCGGTGTGCTGACGTTGCGCGATGCGGTCCGGGGGCTCGGCGGCGTCGAGCTCAACGGACCGGTGGTCCTGGCCGACGACGTCACCATCGATGCGGGTAGCAGCGATGCAACATTCAACGGGACCGTAGACGCGGCCACGGCGGGCAAGCAGGGCCTGACGGTGACTGCGCTGGGCGCCACCAGCTTCGCCGCTGCCGTAGGGGGCCACAGCCCACTGGCGAGTCTGCTCACGCAGGGTATCGCCCCGCTGAACGTTGCGCAGTCGACCGATTCCAAAACCATTCCGCTGCACTATCTTCCGGAATTCAGTGCCACGGGTTCACCGCAGGTGAAGTACGGCATCGATGTGGCGATCGGCGACAACCCCTCGCAGGTCTATGAATTCGACACCGGTGGTGTCGCCTTCTTCGCCGGCTACAACCCGGCGTTCTGGAGCAACGTACCGCTGACGTCGACGCCCATTTCGGAGACCTACTCGTCGGGCAACTACTACAACGGCGTCGTCGCCAACACCCGCATCACCCTCGGTTCGGGATCCCAGACGGTATCTACCGGCCAACCCATCCAGATCGCAGCCGTCCTCAACGGCGGAAACAGCAACACGGCATTCGACTTCACCAACCCGGCGGCCCCGCCCGTCGAAGACCGGTTCTTCGGCGACTTCGGCGCGTCATTCGCCACCCTGCCGGTCCCCGGGGACAGCACTTCGCTCGCCAACCCCTTGTTCCAGCTGCCCGGCAATCTGTCCAGCGGATTCCTGGTTCAGTTGGGTCCCATCGGAATTCAGCCGCAGCTGACGGTCGGCGTCACCGATGAACTGCGCTCTCAGTTCACCTATGCGGTGCCGGTGACGCCACAACCAGGTGGTGGCACCTATCCGGTCTCCGGGTACGACGTGCTGAGCTGGTTCGGCTTCGCGCCGAGCTACACCGCGACGCTGGCCGGCGATGAACAACAGATCGGTGTCACCCCGACGCTGCCCTCGTTGATCGACAGCGGAGCACCGTCCACCGGGGTCCGGCTCAAGGGCCTGGGGGGCAACCCCTTCGATGACAATGGGCAACTGCAGCCGGGCGCCACCTTCACCGCCGTGTTCCCCACCACGGCAGGTCGCGAGCCACTGACATGGTCCTTCCCCGCGGGCAACATCGGATCGGTCAACCTGGTCAATTATGTGCAGGGTCAGGACCTCAACAACATCCAGAACGTCAACACCGGCCTGAATCTGTACAACTCCTTTGACGTGATGTTCGACGTGGCCGAGGGCGTCATCTGGTTGCGGCCCACCGGCGGCCAGGCCACGGTGTCGCTGCAGTCCGTCACGACCACGGGCGCCCAGACATACCGTCAGAACGCCCAACTGAACGGGACCTACACCACCGCCGGCGGTGACTTCTCCGTCGCCGGTGTGACGACCTTGCTCGGCAACGCGGCCGTAAACGCCGGGAACGTCACGTTCTCCGGAACGGTCGATTCCATCAGCGCAGCGCAGACTTTGGCCGTCAACGCCAGTGGCAGCGCCACCTTTGCGCGTCAGGTCGGAAGCCAGATCGCGCTGGGCAGCCTGACCGTCGATGCCGCCGGACCCACCAGCACCACGTCTGTGCAGACCACGGGCAACCAGGTCTACGACGGCGCGGTGTCGCTCAACGGCCTTTACGCGGTCGGGGGCTCGTTCACGGCGCAGGGCGCGACCACCCTGACCGGCCCAGTCAACGTCTCGGGCGGAGATATCACCTTCAACGGCACGATCGACTCGACACCGGGCGCGGGCTACACCCTGACCCTGCTGCCGGGCGACGGCAAGACGGCTTCACTCAATGGCGATGTGGGAGTGAGTAATCCACTCGGCGGCCTCACGATTCAGGCCACGACCAACGGCACGGCGACCGTGCTCGCTCCCAGCTATGTTGCACTGTCCGGCAATCTTGGCGTCTCCGGCACCGTGGGCCTCTACGTCGGCGACGGTGTGACGGCGAAGTTCACCGGCGGCGGGGTGATCGGCCAGTTCACCGACAGCGGCGTCGTCATCGAGGAGTCGACCGACTCCGTCATCAACGGTTTCGCCATCAGCACCAACGGCCGCGACGGAATTCAGATCAACGGAGCCACCAACCCGCAGGTCACCAATAACGTGATCGTGGGCAACGGGACGGCCGGGATCGATCTGGTGGGCACCGACGGGGCGAACGTGTCGGCCAACACGATCCTGAACAACGCCGGTGCCGGGGTGATCGTCGACTCGGGAACCGGCAACGCCATCTTGTCGAACTCGATCTCGGCCAACGGCGGCACAGGCGGTCTGGGCATCAGCCTCACCAACGGTGGTAACCGCAATCAGCCTACGCCGCAGGTCAATTCGGTGAGCTTGGGTATTCTCATGCCGACTCTGGTGGTGGATGCCAACATCGCGTCCCGGCCTGACTACAGCGGCACCTTCACCGTTCAGGTGTTCTACTCTCCGACTGGGGGGACCGCCGCTGTGCAAGGTCAACAGCTGATCTACCAGCAGGCGTCCGTCGCGGCGGGCGACGTGACGTTGCAGTTTGCCTTCCCGGGCACCATCGCCGGCCCCGGCTTCATCACCGTGACCGCTACGCCGGACACCGCCCCGCGGGACACCTCGGAATTCTCCAACGGAGTCGCGCTCCCGACGGCGTGA
- a CDS encoding magnesium transporter CorA family protein — MSAPQDTVRTRLWLGGELKSENFPLAEVSTHLDEDGALVWVDLCNPDHDMLCRLADELSLDPHAVEDVVDRSERTKATRYTTHTFLTVYATALGPQLANDLESRLLTARVSIFVLHGGIVTVRHEIDPQRPVFDIDEVVRRWDDNADLLRLGGPALLHGLLDVIVDGQFETIQDLDDAIEALEDGLFDDRAVTRKIQRDTYRLRKELVELRRIVLPMREVINTIMRRRAERGDTIELDSWYADLYDHVIRAAEWTESLRDMITTVFETNLSLQDARLNTIMKKLTGWAAIIAVPTAVTGWYGQNVPYPGFQSTAGVIASAAIIVVTSGLLYLAFRRRGWI, encoded by the coding sequence GTGAGCGCGCCCCAGGACACCGTTCGCACGCGGCTGTGGCTCGGCGGTGAACTGAAGTCGGAGAACTTTCCGCTCGCGGAGGTCTCCACTCACCTCGACGAGGACGGTGCGCTGGTCTGGGTGGACCTGTGCAATCCCGATCACGACATGTTGTGTCGGCTGGCCGATGAACTGAGTCTCGACCCCCACGCCGTCGAAGATGTCGTCGATCGCAGCGAACGCACCAAGGCCACCCGCTATACGACGCACACCTTCTTGACGGTCTACGCCACTGCGTTGGGTCCCCAGCTGGCCAACGACCTCGAGTCCCGGCTGCTCACCGCGCGGGTCTCCATTTTCGTCCTGCACGGCGGCATCGTGACGGTGCGCCACGAAATCGATCCGCAGCGACCGGTGTTCGACATCGATGAGGTGGTCCGCCGCTGGGATGACAACGCCGACCTGTTGCGGCTCGGCGGCCCGGCGCTGCTGCACGGCCTGCTCGACGTGATCGTCGACGGCCAGTTCGAGACCATTCAGGATCTCGACGACGCCATCGAGGCGCTCGAGGACGGGTTGTTCGACGACCGGGCGGTGACTCGCAAGATTCAGCGCGACACCTACCGGCTGCGCAAGGAACTCGTCGAGCTACGCCGCATCGTGCTGCCGATGCGCGAGGTGATCAACACCATCATGCGGCGCCGCGCTGAGCGCGGCGACACCATCGAGCTCGACAGCTGGTATGCCGACCTCTACGACCACGTCATCCGCGCTGCAGAGTGGACCGAGTCGCTGCGCGACATGATCACCACCGTCTTCGAGACGAACCTGTCCCTGCAGGACGCCCGGCTGAACACGATCATGAAGAAGCTCACCGGGTGGGCAGCCATCATCGCGGTCCCCACGGCGGTCACCGGGTGGTACGGGCAGAACGTGCCCTACCCGGGCTTTCAGAGCACCGCCGGCGTGATCGCCAGCGCGGCGATCATCGTCGTGACCTCGGGCTTGCTGTATCTGGCGTTCCGACGGCGTGGCTGGATCTGA
- a CDS encoding universal stress protein → MGGYKTVVVGTDGSDSSLRAVDRAGQLASDPGSKVIVATAYFPASEDTRAADLLKDEGYKMAGNAPIYAILREARDRAKAAGAADVEERAVVGAPVDALVELAEETNADLLVVGNVGLSTIAGRLLGSVPANVARRSKSDVLIVHTTG, encoded by the coding sequence ATGGGCGGTTACAAGACCGTGGTCGTCGGAACAGACGGCTCGGATTCCTCGCTGCGTGCGGTAGATCGGGCGGGCCAGCTCGCTTCCGATCCCGGTTCGAAGGTCATCGTGGCGACCGCCTACTTCCCCGCCTCGGAGGACACCCGGGCAGCCGACCTGTTGAAGGACGAGGGCTACAAGATGGCGGGCAACGCCCCCATCTACGCGATCCTGCGTGAGGCGCGTGACCGGGCCAAGGCCGCCGGCGCAGCCGATGTCGAGGAGCGGGCCGTCGTCGGCGCGCCCGTCGACGCCCTGGTCGAACTGGCCGAAGAGACCAACGCCGACCTTCTTGTCGTCGGCAATGTCGGCCTGAGCACCATCGCCGGCCGCCTCCTGGGTTCGGTGCCCGCCAACGTGGCGCGCCGGTCCAAGAGTGACGTCCTGATCGTGCATACCACGGGCTGA
- a CDS encoding glycosyltransferase family 39 protein, whose product MSTTFRPERVTGVVERSTDPRQIDAAAVAIFAVAVSAAGAARPSLWFDEAATISASTRSFAELWRMLGNIDAVHGLYYLLMHGWFAIFPATEFWSRLSSSLAVGLAAAGVVVLGRQLSTRAVAVAAGVVFALLPRVTWAGIEARSYALCMVAGVWLTVLCVSAIRRNRWRWWAGYAALVLLGTLLNVFVVLIVGVHAVLVIVSSDSRNVRFRWAMAALAAVAPVLPFLYFTQTQLFQVGWISPLGLSTVGKILQEQYFDHSLAFAVLAALVIVAGVLCRAKAAAVAGPHTARLVIVAIAWIVIPTAALLVYSVVRHPVYYPRYLSFTVPAIALLLGLCVVSVGRSRAGIAGLLLLFAFTATPNYLAQRGPYAKEGMDYSQVADVITRFAKPGDCLIMDNSAAWKPGPIRPLIAARPAAFDKLRDYGRGTTAIARNRLWDSHIAVWRWADEMPGCPAIWTVTERDKTLPDHEQGASLAPGPRLGRAMAYQVPSRFGYRVVERWQFSFAQVTKSTRVTG is encoded by the coding sequence GTGAGCACTACTTTCCGGCCAGAACGAGTCACCGGCGTCGTCGAGCGGTCAACGGACCCCCGACAGATCGATGCTGCCGCCGTCGCGATCTTCGCGGTTGCGGTCAGTGCCGCGGGAGCTGCCCGGCCGTCGTTGTGGTTCGACGAGGCCGCCACCATCTCCGCCTCCACGCGCAGTTTTGCCGAATTGTGGCGAATGCTGGGCAATATCGACGCCGTCCACGGTCTCTACTACCTGCTGATGCACGGCTGGTTCGCTATCTTCCCGGCGACCGAATTCTGGTCGCGGCTGTCCAGTTCGCTGGCCGTCGGACTTGCCGCAGCCGGGGTGGTGGTGCTGGGACGCCAGCTCTCCACGCGGGCGGTGGCGGTGGCCGCAGGCGTGGTGTTCGCGCTTCTCCCCCGCGTCACCTGGGCGGGTATCGAGGCACGCTCGTATGCGCTGTGCATGGTCGCCGGGGTGTGGCTGACCGTGCTCTGCGTCAGCGCGATTCGACGCAATCGGTGGCGGTGGTGGGCCGGCTATGCGGCGCTGGTCCTGCTGGGCACGCTGTTGAACGTCTTCGTGGTGCTCATCGTCGGCGTGCACGCGGTCCTGGTCATCGTGTCGTCGGATTCGCGCAACGTCCGCTTCCGGTGGGCCATGGCCGCACTGGCCGCCGTCGCGCCAGTGCTGCCGTTCCTCTACTTCACTCAGACCCAACTGTTCCAAGTCGGCTGGATCTCTCCCCTGGGCCTCTCGACGGTCGGAAAGATCTTGCAGGAGCAGTACTTCGATCATTCGCTGGCGTTCGCGGTTCTGGCCGCACTGGTCATCGTCGCGGGCGTGTTGTGCCGCGCCAAGGCCGCCGCCGTCGCCGGACCGCACACCGCCCGGCTGGTCATTGTGGCGATCGCCTGGATCGTGATCCCGACCGCCGCGCTGCTGGTGTACTCCGTTGTGCGCCATCCGGTGTACTACCCGCGCTACTTGTCGTTCACCGTACCCGCGATCGCGCTGTTGCTCGGACTGTGCGTCGTGAGCGTCGGACGCTCGCGCGCCGGGATCGCGGGGCTGCTGTTGCTGTTCGCATTCACCGCGACGCCCAATTACCTTGCGCAGCGCGGTCCGTATGCGAAGGAAGGGATGGACTACAGCCAGGTGGCTGACGTCATCACCCGCTTCGCGAAGCCGGGCGACTGCCTGATCATGGACAATTCGGCGGCGTGGAAGCCGGGGCCGATCCGGCCGCTGATCGCCGCCAGGCCCGCCGCGTTCGACAAACTCCGCGACTATGGCCGCGGGACGACCGCAATTGCACGAAACAGATTGTGGGACAGCCATATCGCGGTCTGGAGATGGGCGGACGAGATGCCCGGCTGCCCGGCGATCTGGACGGTCACCGAGCGTGACAAGACGCTTCCCGACCACGAACAGGGCGCATCGCTGGCGCCCGGCCCACGCCTGGGCCGTGCCATGGCGTATCAGGTTCCCAGCCGGTTCGGCTACCGTGTCGTGGAGCGCTGGCAGTTCAGCTTCGCCCAGGTGACCAAGTCGACGCGAGTCACCGGCTAG
- a CDS encoding MgtC/SapB family protein, giving the protein MQTWLADPPLLGGPGQGTRQIVELLIAFGLTALIGLEREVHGKAAGLRTQTIVGTAAALILIISKYGFSDVLVPGLVEVDPSRVAAQIVSGIGFLGAGLIITRQGAVHGLTTAAAIWECAAIGMAAGAGLVKLAIVVTILHFVIVLGFTPLTNRLTARLAGSVRLHITYEQNHGVIGRILRACDKNRWTLSELNSDPDGGVLLTLTGSGIRHAPAAVAGVDGVTSVRRMDDKDD; this is encoded by the coding sequence ATGCAGACCTGGTTGGCTGATCCGCCCCTACTCGGCGGCCCCGGACAGGGCACCCGCCAGATCGTCGAACTGCTGATCGCATTCGGGCTGACCGCCCTGATCGGGCTCGAGCGTGAGGTCCACGGCAAGGCCGCCGGGCTGCGCACCCAGACCATCGTCGGCACCGCCGCGGCGCTGATCCTGATCATCAGTAAGTACGGCTTTTCTGATGTCCTGGTTCCGGGCCTCGTGGAAGTCGATCCCTCCCGGGTCGCCGCCCAGATCGTGTCGGGCATCGGCTTCCTGGGCGCGGGTCTGATCATCACTCGCCAGGGCGCGGTTCATGGGCTCACGACGGCGGCAGCGATCTGGGAGTGCGCCGCGATCGGCATGGCCGCCGGTGCGGGTCTGGTCAAGCTGGCCATCGTCGTGACGATCCTGCATTTCGTGATCGTGCTCGGATTCACTCCACTGACCAATCGTCTGACCGCGCGGCTGGCCGGTTCGGTGCGACTGCACATCACCTACGAACAGAATCACGGCGTGATCGGCCGAATCCTGCGCGCCTGCGACAAAAACCGGTGGACGCTCTCAGAACTCAACAGCGACCCCGACGGCGGGGTCCTGCTCACCCTGACCGGTTCGGGAATCCGGCACGCGCCCGCCGCCGTTGCCGGCGTCGACGGGGTCACCAGCGTGCGGCGGATGGACGACAAGGACGACTAG
- a CDS encoding MFS transporter, with translation MTGKTASAAGSWRELLGNHLGATVVLAGGVAIYAINEFITMSLLPSTVADIGGERLYAWVTTVYLVSSVVAATTVGPLLTRFGPRSSYLGALLSFAAGSVICASAPSMEVLLVGRVVQGLAGGVLAGLGYAVISAALPDRLWTRASAVVSAMWGIGTLVGPATGGLFAQFGVWRGGFGSLAVLAVAMSVLVPIALPARASSAGEDGPRSGIPVWSLILLGSAALAVSAAAIPRNPAAIAALLGVGVLLVATFIAVDRRVSAAVLPRKAFQPGPLKWIYITLGLLMAATMVDMYVPLFGQRLGALAPVFAGFLGAALSVGWTVGEIASASITNTRLTVRVVAIAPLVMAVGLAAAAVTQKDHASLQLVLVWAAALAVTGAGIGMAWPHLSAWAMGAVVDDPAQQAVAAAAISTVQLMCGAFGAGLAGVIVNLRATPDASASRWMFGVFAVLAAVGVVASARSGRGRAEA, from the coding sequence ATGACGGGCAAGACGGCATCGGCCGCGGGCAGCTGGCGCGAGCTACTGGGCAATCACCTCGGCGCCACCGTCGTCCTGGCCGGCGGGGTGGCGATCTACGCCATCAACGAGTTCATCACGATGAGCCTGCTGCCGAGCACCGTTGCCGACATCGGCGGCGAGCGGCTCTACGCCTGGGTGACCACGGTGTATCTGGTGTCGTCGGTCGTTGCGGCAACCACGGTGGGGCCGTTGCTGACCCGGTTCGGCCCGCGGTCGTCCTACCTTGGTGCGTTGTTGTCGTTCGCGGCCGGCAGCGTGATCTGCGCCAGCGCACCGTCGATGGAGGTGCTGCTCGTGGGCCGGGTGGTCCAGGGCCTGGCCGGGGGCGTGCTCGCCGGCCTCGGCTATGCGGTCATCAGTGCGGCGTTGCCCGACCGGTTGTGGACCCGCGCCTCAGCCGTCGTCTCGGCGATGTGGGGGATCGGCACTCTCGTCGGACCCGCAACGGGTGGCCTGTTCGCCCAATTCGGTGTGTGGCGAGGCGGTTTCGGATCTCTTGCCGTCCTGGCCGTCGCAATGAGTGTGCTGGTGCCGATCGCACTTCCGGCGCGCGCGTCATCTGCAGGCGAGGACGGGCCGCGCAGCGGGATCCCGGTGTGGTCACTGATCCTGCTGGGATCGGCGGCGCTGGCCGTCAGCGCCGCGGCGATACCGCGCAACCCAGCCGCGATCGCCGCACTGCTCGGCGTCGGGGTTCTCTTGGTGGCCACATTCATCGCCGTCGACCGGCGGGTGAGCGCCGCAGTTCTGCCGCGCAAGGCTTTTCAGCCAGGCCCGCTCAAGTGGATCTACATCACGCTGGGTCTGCTGATGGCGGCGACGATGGTCGACATGTACGTGCCACTGTTTGGCCAGCGACTCGGCGCGCTGGCCCCTGTCTTCGCGGGGTTCCTCGGGGCGGCACTGTCGGTGGGGTGGACGGTCGGCGAGATCGCCAGCGCCTCGATCACCAACACCCGACTCACCGTGCGGGTTGTCGCCATCGCCCCGCTGGTGATGGCGGTCGGTCTCGCGGCGGCGGCGGTGACCCAAAAAGACCATGCCTCACTACAACTCGTGCTGGTATGGGCGGCCGCGCTCGCAGTCACCGGAGCGGGCATCGGGATGGCCTGGCCGCACCTGTCGGCGTGGGCCATGGGCGCGGTCGTCGACGATCCGGCGCAGCAGGCGGTGGCGGCGGCCGCGATCAGCACCGTGCAACTGATGTGCGGAGCATTCGGCGCGGGTCTGGCCGGCGTCATCGTGAACCTGCGGGCCACCCCCGATGCCAGCGCGAGCCGGTGGATGTTCGGCGTCTTCGCGGTCCTCGCGGCAGTCGGCGTGGTGGCCTCGGCCCGGTCGGGACGCGGGCGGGCCGAGGCCTAG